One genomic region from Colletes latitarsis isolate SP2378_abdomen chromosome 10, iyColLati1, whole genome shotgun sequence encodes:
- the LOC143346212 gene encoding uncharacterized protein LOC143346212: MAATRMGWKIRLYAIVWLLSVASLRCQGTTHENAEGEGNMEDAVLDETTEDYWTGSGSGPEEDDSLHNETREALTHEASDHDAVVYVGEGAAYVPVPSLKGRPLSPNLQALQTLQGLQGIPGGGGTGVVGDDDWKRHPETWDREHRRYRPNTTRVQHIEAECQDDYMKIRIGFNGSFAGLLYSAGYSYDPDCMYVNGTGRDYYEFYIQLNRCGTLGENTHHQDSRKNPTKNLMWNTVTVQYNPLIEEEFDEHFKVTCEYGYDFWKTVTFPFLDVEVATGNPVVFTLQPPECYMEIRYGYGTTGTRVAGPVRVGDPLTLIIYMRSKYDGFDIVVNDCYAHNGGNKRIQLIDQYGCPVDDKLISRFRGSWSESGLFETQVFAYMKTFRFTGSPALYIECDVRMCHGRCPSQPCHWRNAKNVAKRSLPEIDGSSTPASSLSENVNLFQSLRVLQEGEADTEFFLNSTTASRSGPSELTNDRVCLRSTVLSTMIGIGCGFLCIMAGTILAMCSRMRRQAREKLLSDSISYMTHKGRIN, from the exons ATACGCGATCGTGTGGTTGCTGTCAGTCGCGTCGCTGCGATGCCAG GGTACGACTCACGAAAACGCGGAGGGCGAGGGAAACATGGAGGACGCCGTCCTGGACGAGACGACCGAGGATTACTGGACCGGAAGTGGATCCGGTCCCGAGGAGGACGACTCCCTCCACAACGAAACCAGAGAAGCGTTGACGCACGAAGCCAGCGATCACGATGCC GTGGTGTACGTTGGCGAGGGTGCAGCTTACGTACCGGTTCCGTCGCTGAAGGGACGACCTCTCAGTCCAAATTTACAAGCCCTTCAGACGCTGCAGGGTCTCCAGGGAATACCTGGAGGAGGTGGGACTGGCGTGGTGGGCGACGATGACTGGAAAAGGCACCCAGAAACCTGGGATCGTGAGCACAGGAGATATCGACCTAATACAACGCGGGTCCAAC ATATCGAGGCGGAGTGCCAGGATGACTACATGAAAATCAGGATCGGCTTCAATGGTTCCTTCGCAGGGCTGTTATACTCGGCAG GCTACTCCTACGATCCGGATTGCATGTACGTGAACGGGACGGGCCGCGATTACTACGAGTTCTACATCCAGCTGAATCGGTGCGGCACCCTCGGCGAGAACACTCATCATCAGGACAGCAGAAAGAATCCTACG AAAAACCTGATGTGGAACACCGTCACGGTGCAGTACAACCCGTTGATAGAAGAGGAGTTCGACGAACACTTCAAAGTGACTTGCGAATACGGATACGACTTCTGGAAGACTGTCACCTTTCCGTTCCTAGACGTCGA AGTGGCGACGGGAAATCCCGTAGTGTTCACCCTGCAGCCGCCTGAGTGCTACATGGAAATCAGATACGGTTACGGGACCACTGGAACTAGAGTGGCTGGACCAGTTCGCGTCGGTGATCCTCTGACTCTCATTATCTACATGCGCAGCAAATACG ATGGATTCGACATCGTCGTGAACGATTGCTACGCGCACAACGGCGGGAACAAACGTATCCAGCTGATCGATCAGTACGGTTGCCCCGTGGATGATAAATTGATCAGCAGATTCCGCGGATCCTGGTCCGAGAGCGGCCTCTTTGAGACTCAAGTGTTTGCCTATATGAAGACGTTCAGGTTCACCGGCTCCCCGGCCTTGTACATCGAATGCGACGTCAGGATGTGCCACGGGCGATGTCCA AGCCAGCCGTGCCACTGGAGGAATGCCAAAAACGTGGCGAAGCGTTCGCTGCCAGAAATTGACGGATCGTCGACACCAGCGAGCAGTTTGTCGGAAAACGTGAACCTTTTCCAGTCGTTGCGCGTGCTCCAGGAGGGCGAGGCCGACACGGAATTTTTCCTAAATTCGACCACAGCTTCCCGAAGCG GACCCAGCGAACTGACGAACGACAGAGTCTGTTTGAGGTCAACGGTTCTCAGCACAATGATAGGGATTGGTTGCGGTTTCCTGTGCATAATGGCAGGCACGATATTGGCCATGTGTTCGCGAATGCGACGACAGGCTAGGGAGAAGCTATTATCCGACAGCATAAGCTACATGACCCACAAGGGTAGAATCAACTAG